A region from the Lentisphaera profundi genome encodes:
- the infC gene encoding translation initiation factor IF-3, protein MRLINSPSSDSLAGKEVRLLDSNGQEVAIVPFSVAMTNAHSEGLDLVELAPDAKPPVVRVMDYGKFIYEKKKQQKDARKKQMNNNQVKELKFHVNIHDHDFETKLKHASEFVGKGYKLKITLQFRAREMAHPELGDVLMKRIIESLGETVIIEAKPKLMGRNMSMQLSPNSKKA, encoded by the coding sequence TTGCGTTTAATTAACTCGCCGAGCTCTGACTCATTAGCTGGCAAAGAAGTTCGCCTACTCGACAGCAACGGTCAAGAAGTTGCTATTGTTCCATTTTCTGTAGCAATGACCAATGCTCACTCAGAAGGCCTCGACCTCGTGGAACTTGCCCCTGATGCAAAACCACCTGTAGTCCGCGTTATGGACTATGGTAAATTCATTTACGAAAAAAAGAAGCAACAGAAAGATGCTCGTAAAAAACAAATGAATAACAATCAGGTCAAAGAACTCAAATTTCACGTCAATATCCATGACCATGATTTCGAAACTAAGCTCAAGCACGCAAGTGAATTTGTCGGCAAAGGTTATAAACTCAAAATCACTTTACAGTTCCGTGCCCGCGAAATGGCTCACCCAGAACTCGGTGATGTACTCATGAAACGTATCATTGAATCACTTGGTGAAACTGTTATTATTGAAGCTAAACCAAAGCTCATGGGACGCAATATGTCCATGCAATTATCCCCCAACTCAAAAAAAGCTTAG
- the rpmI gene encoding 50S ribosomal protein L35, translating into MPKQKTRKCVAKRLKQTGTGKYIRCRAGKRHILTKKSPKRKARLGTSTVLKDCEMNAVRAALPYGLK; encoded by the coding sequence ATGCCCAAACAAAAGACTCGCAAATGCGTTGCCAAACGTCTCAAGCAGACAGGTACTGGCAAATACATTCGTTGTCGCGCAGGTAAGCGCCACATACTCACTAAAAAATCTCCAAAGAGAAAGGCTAGACTCGGTACTTCCACAGTTCTTAAAGACTGTGAAATGAACGCTGTTAGAGCAGCCCTTCCCTACGGCCTCAAATAA
- the rplT gene encoding 50S ribosomal protein L20: MRATNSPASRARRKRILKAAKGFYGCASKRIRNAMDAVDKANQHAYVGRKQKKRQYRQLWTTRINAACRQQDTNYSSFIAGLKKLNIELNRKVLADMAITDRAAFNALVEQAKAVLAK; encoded by the coding sequence ATGAGAGCAACTAATTCCCCAGCTTCAAGAGCTAGAAGAAAACGCATCCTTAAGGCTGCTAAAGGTTTCTACGGCTGCGCTTCTAAACGCATCAGAAATGCAATGGACGCTGTCGACAAAGCAAATCAACACGCTTACGTCGGTCGTAAACAAAAGAAACGTCAATACCGTCAACTTTGGACAACTCGTATTAACGCAGCTTGTCGCCAACAAGACACTAACTACTCAAGCTTCATCGCTGGTCTTAAAAAGCTCAATATTGAGCTTAACAGAAAGGTCCTCGCTGATATGGCTATCACTGATCGTGCTGCTTTTAATGCACTAGTTGAACAAGCCAAAGCTGTTTTAGCTAAGTAA
- the ccsA gene encoding cytochrome c biogenesis protein, producing MEKIFKTLASLKFTITLFSLSMFLVLAGTLAQMDAGIWTVVDEIFRSYITKINLNLFFPRSWDIGFLEKAYIYMPGGFAIGAGLFINLTSAYMVRFKLVKNKKHLVIGAIFTVISLLFTLAIAKGYFHEEVSSTVGAAYMRVVYRLAQGLIPSVFMYAACWFLYGQKKAAVVLIHFSVILLLIAELVTKIDAVESTMVIPEGQSTSYLDNNIEYEFAVIEKTDGDNNQTTAIPMSMINSVGDTIDYESLPFTIETVEFFKNSQMSTQPAPTPGVTAGNGKNFHIYSDKVSDGLGSSKDVPAGLFKFTGRDGKDLGTRAFSLYFYANFTSRNLPNRFEEMEVDGKKYRLILRNKRSYLKGDSENTATISLINFSFDRYMGTNTPRNYSSLIRLEDPENNIDREVKIWMNNPLRFDDKTFYQQSFSQDETTTVLQVVRNSGWMLPYISCMMAATGMMIHFLIILIQFMKGLFNRESAPTGFKAWQFAISAILIIGLFYSLSRSTKTNTVDEEKEFNLDKAATIPMVYKGRTKPLHTVAQNFLVFLSESAIFKVEVKDGDKEVPEKDKVFETRPSVQFFFEVISAKPSAYEHRVFRITHPQLLEKLGLDLKRHRFRYALVEFADKIKTLESDIKKVRELKVGERDSYQTALIDFEQRLQTFHLMANSFSTSFANTAQGISQYHAMNTNILKYNPPLVIKSNDKNDWDTLSHSISSSLVKGQDLNDNTEQLAVSLFYFYDDKPAKFNEAINKFIEINKEIRQTRLGAIKSELEESQTEFTKVQNDSNMSKNDKKTKLTELSSKDHRLEGELQVWETSEKKTAFEITFNKINPFGLYHWYALGFVLCALSWLFRKPWINRCNMHFLIVIALIHTWGLFARVYISDYPPITNLYSTAIFIGWVIVIAALIIEFLFKRGIGNIIAAVCGFLTLNIADKLSLDGDTMQMMQAVLDTKFFLMTHVITINMGYAATYVAAMTGIISLVCALFKSEKENKELYKTLNSTMYGTIAFAMFFSFIGTILGGLWADDSWGRFWGWDPKENGALLIVIWCAIILHSKMAGIARSRGLALLSIFGASVTTWSWFGVNQLSIGLHSYGFTSQAAFYVMLAVGIFTGLSFIGLLPFFRWNKPKKASRTK from the coding sequence ATGGAAAAAATCTTTAAAACCTTAGCTTCACTTAAATTTACAATAACCCTATTTTCTCTTTCTATGTTTCTCGTTCTTGCGGGAACACTGGCACAAATGGATGCAGGTATCTGGACTGTTGTCGACGAAATTTTCCGTTCATACATAACCAAGATCAACCTTAACTTATTTTTCCCTCGCTCTTGGGATATCGGCTTCCTCGAAAAAGCATATATCTACATGCCTGGTGGCTTCGCTATTGGCGCAGGTTTATTTATCAACTTAACATCCGCCTACATGGTACGATTCAAGTTAGTGAAAAATAAAAAGCACTTAGTTATTGGAGCTATCTTCACAGTAATTTCTTTACTTTTTACACTCGCTATCGCCAAAGGTTATTTCCACGAAGAAGTTTCTTCTACTGTTGGTGCAGCATATATGCGAGTCGTCTACCGCCTTGCTCAAGGCCTCATCCCTTCCGTATTCATGTATGCCGCCTGCTGGTTCTTATATGGTCAGAAAAAAGCCGCGGTTGTCCTTATCCATTTTTCAGTCATCCTACTACTCATCGCTGAACTCGTCACAAAAATTGATGCCGTTGAATCAACTATGGTCATCCCTGAAGGACAAAGTACGTCCTACCTAGACAATAACATTGAGTATGAATTTGCGGTCATCGAGAAGACAGATGGCGACAACAATCAAACAACTGCCATCCCGATGTCAATGATCAACTCCGTAGGCGATACTATTGACTACGAATCACTTCCGTTCACCATTGAAACCGTCGAATTTTTCAAGAACTCACAAATGAGCACACAGCCTGCTCCCACTCCTGGCGTCACTGCTGGTAATGGCAAAAACTTCCACATCTATAGCGACAAAGTAAGCGATGGCCTTGGGAGCAGTAAAGATGTCCCTGCTGGACTTTTCAAATTTACTGGACGCGATGGCAAAGACCTCGGCACTCGCGCTTTTTCTCTTTACTTTTACGCCAACTTCACCAGCCGTAATCTCCCCAATCGTTTTGAAGAAATGGAAGTTGATGGCAAGAAATATCGTCTTATTCTCCGTAATAAACGATCCTATCTGAAGGGCGATAGCGAGAACACTGCCACCATCAGCTTAATCAACTTCAGCTTTGACCGCTACATGGGCACAAATACTCCACGTAACTATTCTAGTCTTATTCGCTTAGAAGACCCAGAAAACAACATTGACCGCGAAGTGAAGATCTGGATGAATAACCCCCTACGCTTCGACGACAAAACTTTCTACCAGCAGAGTTTTAGCCAAGATGAAACCACCACTGTCTTACAAGTGGTTAGAAATAGTGGATGGATGCTTCCCTACATTTCCTGTATGATGGCAGCTACAGGAATGATGATCCACTTCCTTATCATTCTCATACAATTTATGAAGGGACTATTCAATCGCGAATCAGCTCCAACTGGCTTTAAAGCTTGGCAGTTTGCTATTTCCGCAATTTTAATCATCGGACTTTTTTACAGTCTTTCACGTTCTACAAAAACGAATACTGTTGATGAAGAGAAAGAGTTCAACTTAGACAAAGCTGCCACCATCCCCATGGTCTATAAAGGCAGAACGAAACCACTCCACACAGTAGCTCAAAACTTCCTCGTTTTCTTAAGCGAAAGTGCCATCTTTAAAGTAGAAGTAAAAGACGGCGACAAAGAAGTCCCTGAAAAAGATAAAGTTTTTGAAACTCGCCCATCTGTCCAGTTTTTCTTTGAAGTCATCTCTGCTAAACCCAGTGCTTACGAGCACCGCGTCTTCCGCATAACGCATCCACAGCTACTTGAAAAATTAGGCCTTGACCTCAAGCGTCATCGCTTCCGCTATGCTCTTGTTGAATTTGCAGACAAAATCAAAACCCTCGAAAGCGATATTAAAAAAGTTCGCGAACTTAAAGTGGGTGAACGCGACTCCTATCAAACTGCATTAATTGATTTTGAACAACGCCTACAAACTTTCCATCTCATGGCCAACTCCTTTTCGACGAGCTTTGCGAATACCGCACAAGGCATCAGTCAGTACCACGCGATGAACACCAATATCCTTAAGTACAATCCCCCATTAGTCATCAAAAGTAACGACAAAAATGACTGGGACACACTCTCGCATTCAATCTCTTCGAGCCTCGTTAAAGGACAAGACTTGAATGATAATACCGAGCAACTCGCCGTCTCGCTCTTCTATTTTTATGACGACAAGCCCGCAAAATTTAACGAAGCGATCAATAAGTTCATTGAAATCAATAAGGAGATTCGTCAGACACGACTCGGTGCGATCAAATCCGAACTCGAAGAGAGTCAGACTGAATTTACTAAAGTACAGAACGACAGCAACATGAGCAAGAACGATAAAAAAACGAAGCTCACTGAACTCAGTTCCAAAGATCACCGCCTAGAAGGCGAACTACAAGTCTGGGAAACTTCTGAAAAAAAGACCGCTTTTGAAATCACCTTTAATAAAATCAATCCTTTTGGTCTCTATCACTGGTATGCTCTAGGTTTCGTTCTCTGCGCCCTATCTTGGCTTTTCCGTAAACCTTGGATTAATCGCTGTAACATGCACTTCCTCATCGTGATTGCCCTAATCCATACATGGGGGCTTTTTGCGCGAGTCTACATCTCTGACTACCCACCTATCACTAATCTTTATTCAACCGCTATCTTTATTGGTTGGGTCATTGTCATCGCGGCCCTCATTATCGAGTTCCTCTTTAAGCGCGGCATCGGTAACATTATTGCTGCGGTATGCGGATTCCTCACACTCAATATCGCTGACAAGCTCTCGCTTGATGGTGACACCATGCAAATGATGCAGGCCGTACTAGATACTAAGTTCTTCCTTATGACTCACGTAATCACTATTAACATGGGTTACGCAGCCACATACGTAGCTGCTATGACTGGTATCATTTCTCTAGTCTGTGCCTTATTTAAATCCGAAAAAGAAAATAAAGAACTTTACAAGACGCTTAACTCAACCATGTACGGCACCATCGCCTTCGCCATGTTCTTTAGCTTTATCGGCACCATCCTTGGTGGTCTGTGGGCAGACGATTCCTGGGGTCGCTTCTGGGGCTGGGATCCAAAAGAAAACGGTGCCCTACTTATTGTTATCTGGTGTGCTATTATCCTTCACTCTAAAATGGCTGGCATTGCTAGATCTCGTGGCTTAGCACTACTTTCAATCTTTGGTGCGTCCGTCACTACTTGGTCATGGTTTGGTGTTAATCAGCTCTCCATTGGACTGCATAGTTACGGCTTCACTAGCCAGGCAGCATTCTACGTCATGTTAGCCGTCGGAATTTTCACTGGGCTAAGCTTCATTGGTTTGCTACCATTTTTCCGATGGAACAAGCCGAAAAAAGCTTCTCGAACAAAATAA
- a CDS encoding MBL fold metallo-hydrolase, with translation MFELTSLASGSKGNCTLIENDTSAYIIDCGLSFKKLCEKMKTLGKDLAKLKGIFVTHEHADHSSGVRICADKLDIAVYANHDTALMLKQKNRMGKKCVIFENGQEIFLDGMCFQPFSVPHDAVNTVAYKVEYEGRKISVLTDLGSVTELVVNQVYGSEILVLECNYDQQMLMDCGRPWRTIQRIMSRHGHLSNEQAMELLERLMHPGLKELYIGHISEDTNDYSLVYDIVSKALDKLGRSDIEPKILRRHGLLEA, from the coding sequence ATGTTTGAACTTACTTCTCTGGCTAGTGGCTCTAAGGGCAATTGTACTCTTATAGAAAACGATACGTCGGCATACATAATTGATTGTGGTTTGAGCTTTAAGAAGCTTTGTGAGAAAATGAAGACTTTGGGCAAAGATTTAGCTAAGCTCAAAGGCATCTTTGTGACTCATGAGCATGCGGATCATTCTTCTGGTGTTCGTATATGTGCAGATAAATTAGATATTGCGGTATACGCAAATCATGATACGGCACTGATGTTGAAGCAAAAGAATCGCATGGGTAAGAAATGTGTGATTTTTGAAAATGGCCAAGAGATATTTTTAGACGGTATGTGCTTTCAGCCTTTTTCAGTGCCACATGACGCGGTTAATACTGTGGCTTACAAGGTTGAGTATGAAGGTCGCAAGATTTCGGTTTTGACTGATTTAGGCAGTGTTACCGAGCTTGTGGTGAATCAGGTGTATGGTAGCGAGATATTAGTACTTGAATGTAACTATGATCAGCAGATGCTGATGGATTGTGGGCGCCCATGGCGAACCATTCAACGCATCATGAGTCGTCATGGCCATTTAAGTAATGAGCAGGCAATGGAGCTCTTAGAGCGTTTGATGCATCCAGGTCTAAAAGAATTGTATATTGGTCATATATCAGAAGATACTAATGATTATAGCTTAGTCTATGACATAGTTTCAAAAGCGCTCGATAAATTAGGGCGTAGTGACATAGAGCCTAAGATTCTTAGGCGTCACGGTTTATTAGAGGCATAA
- a CDS encoding mechanosensitive ion channel family protein — protein sequence MKFFTVLLFCFASLTHAEHSSDKILDSLLIMIESKSDRGQIDRYFMEPRADLDLNQFAQVIKRIKEHNIEALTEGPVIYYPINETALYMLETKDGWKFAPSASRNFEDIYQAAFKFSDPEKTMEYYLESILANDYGEALSCIIRGKDNFQYKEGKLPEYAIFALENFAVYITANPLSSLELDSYDVDVLRTYNSSLGEINFVFDRGDWLITSSTSKNLIIDHFGQANINDLSEALPDEVSGMILMLRKMKWLYIIVVLLVGFILQWVLTKVLQQTVLTKFERHGKIISSKKSSKSLCLLSMSLSFYLLIPYVAEPSELLLKSRKVAFVLALIAGIMVISKILDLVMSIFYEKAQGSATKVDDVLIPMVHKVFRFVLYFVGFSFVASNMGVNVTSIIAGLGIGGVALALAAKDTVENVFGSITLLFDRPFEVGDWVVINNVEGTVESIGLRSTRVRTFYCSLVNVPNANLIRANVDNFGRRSYRRIKTNLSVTYDTPPEKIEAFCEGIREIIRNHPHTRKDYYHVYLNQFNASSLDILLYCFLDVSDWAIELRERQRLFLDIIRLANRLGVAFAFPTQSLHMVKPEDLYEPEVSTKVENIQSSYIGARQKANEVIQESGSLRPHPGAINYQAGNEYVVSEKG from the coding sequence ATGAAATTTTTCACTGTACTTTTATTTTGCTTTGCAAGCCTGACACATGCTGAGCATAGCTCGGATAAGATCCTCGATTCATTGCTGATTATGATAGAGAGCAAGTCAGATCGTGGACAAATTGATCGTTACTTCATGGAGCCCCGAGCTGATTTAGATCTAAATCAATTTGCTCAGGTAATTAAGCGCATTAAAGAGCATAATATAGAGGCTTTGACGGAAGGGCCTGTTATTTATTATCCGATTAATGAAACGGCGCTTTATATGCTTGAAACAAAGGATGGCTGGAAGTTTGCGCCTTCCGCAAGTCGTAATTTTGAAGATATCTATCAAGCGGCATTTAAGTTTTCAGATCCAGAAAAAACCATGGAATATTATTTAGAGAGTATTTTGGCTAATGATTATGGTGAAGCACTCTCTTGTATCATTCGTGGGAAAGACAATTTTCAGTATAAAGAAGGTAAGCTACCTGAGTACGCTATTTTTGCACTAGAGAATTTTGCCGTTTATATCACAGCAAATCCTTTGAGTTCTTTAGAGCTCGATTCCTATGACGTCGATGTACTGAGAACCTATAATTCTTCTTTGGGTGAAATCAATTTTGTTTTTGATCGTGGTGATTGGCTTATTACTTCCTCTACGTCCAAGAATCTGATTATTGATCATTTTGGTCAAGCCAATATAAATGATTTGAGTGAGGCGCTACCAGATGAAGTGAGTGGAATGATTTTGATGCTGCGGAAAATGAAGTGGCTTTATATCATCGTCGTTTTATTAGTTGGTTTTATTTTGCAGTGGGTTTTAACTAAAGTATTGCAGCAGACAGTTTTAACAAAATTTGAGCGTCATGGCAAAATTATAAGTAGTAAAAAGAGTAGTAAATCGCTTTGTCTCTTATCGATGTCACTTTCCTTTTACCTTTTAATTCCCTATGTAGCTGAGCCCTCGGAATTATTGCTTAAGAGTCGTAAAGTTGCCTTTGTACTGGCTTTGATTGCGGGCATTATGGTCATTTCAAAAATTCTTGATTTGGTCATGAGTATCTTTTATGAAAAGGCACAAGGAAGTGCGACTAAAGTTGATGATGTACTCATCCCTATGGTGCACAAAGTTTTTCGCTTTGTTTTATATTTTGTGGGCTTCTCATTCGTCGCCAGCAATATGGGAGTCAATGTTACGAGTATAATCGCAGGTTTGGGGATTGGTGGTGTGGCCCTGGCTTTAGCTGCGAAAGATACTGTTGAGAATGTATTTGGTTCGATTACTTTGTTATTTGATCGTCCCTTTGAAGTAGGTGATTGGGTGGTTATCAATAACGTGGAGGGAACGGTAGAATCCATTGGCTTGCGTTCGACGCGGGTAAGGACTTTTTATTGTTCATTAGTGAATGTCCCCAATGCGAATTTAATTCGTGCCAATGTGGATAATTTTGGTCGTCGTTCTTATCGTCGAATTAAAACGAATCTGAGCGTTACCTATGATACACCACCTGAAAAAATCGAAGCTTTCTGTGAGGGTATCCGCGAGATAATTCGCAATCATCCACACACGAGGAAAGATTATTATCATGTGTATCTCAATCAATTTAATGCGTCATCACTCGATATTTTGCTCTATTGTTTTTTAGATGTGAGTGATTGGGCAATTGAGTTACGTGAGCGCCAGCGTTTGTTTTTAGATATTATTCGTTTAGCCAACCGCTTGGGAGTTGCTTTTGCCTTCCCAACTCAGAGTCTTCACATGGTGAAGCCCGAGGATTTATATGAGCCCGAAGTATCAACAAAAGTGGAAAATATCCAAAGTTCATATATAGGTGCAAGGCAAAAAGCAAATGAAGTTATACAAGAGAGTGGAAGTCTACGTCCCCATCCTGGCGCGATAAATTATCAAGCAGGCAATGAATACGTAGTTTCAGAAAAAGGTTAA
- the aroA gene encoding 3-phosphoshikimate 1-carboxyvinyltransferase codes for MEKITLPKISSIQGTVKLPGSKSISNRSLLLAALGEGKITLENILSSNDVDRMFEALQTLKIPCSRNVEDLTVELEGCAGSLPDGDFTLYLENAGTAVRSMSAAICASKGNYVIDGNARMRERPIKDLVDALQKLNIDISYEFPTNCPPLKIKANGIKGGTTSVNGSVSSQYITALLLASPLAEDTVTINIDGELTSKPYVDMTMGLMKKFGVEVSNDNYKTFTVPAPQKYINPSSFIVEGDAGSASYFLGAAAINGSIRVYGCGKDSIQGESGFAGVMGQMGAEVTYGDNFIEVKSTGTLNGIDIDMNTMTDTGMTLAVVAMFAKGTTTIRNIANWQVKETERITAVANELKRAGATVEEGPDYLVINPPEKILNCEIETYDDHRMAMAFAILSLGTEITILDPTCCKKTFPNYFAVREDLVQK; via the coding sequence TTGGAAAAAATTACCCTTCCGAAAATCAGCTCAATTCAGGGCACAGTAAAACTTCCCGGCTCAAAGAGCATTTCCAATCGCAGCCTCCTTCTCGCTGCACTTGGAGAAGGTAAAATCACTTTAGAAAACATCCTATCCAGTAACGATGTGGATCGCATGTTTGAAGCACTACAAACTCTTAAAATCCCCTGCAGTCGCAATGTCGAAGATCTCACCGTAGAACTCGAAGGCTGCGCAGGCTCATTGCCCGACGGCGACTTCACCCTCTACCTCGAAAATGCCGGCACCGCAGTCCGCAGCATGAGTGCTGCAATCTGTGCAAGTAAAGGCAACTACGTCATCGATGGCAATGCTCGCATGCGTGAACGTCCCATCAAAGACCTTGTGGACGCACTACAAAAACTCAATATTGACATTTCCTACGAATTCCCGACAAACTGCCCTCCCCTTAAGATCAAGGCGAATGGTATCAAAGGCGGAACCACGAGTGTCAATGGATCAGTTTCTAGTCAATACATCACCGCATTACTCCTCGCCTCACCTTTGGCCGAAGATACAGTAACCATCAATATCGACGGTGAACTCACTTCTAAACCCTATGTCGACATGACTATGGGCCTCATGAAAAAATTTGGCGTAGAAGTCAGTAATGATAACTACAAAACTTTCACTGTCCCTGCTCCACAGAAATACATCAACCCCAGTAGCTTCATCGTCGAAGGCGATGCTGGCTCTGCTTCATACTTTCTCGGAGCAGCTGCTATCAATGGCTCAATTCGCGTTTATGGCTGTGGCAAAGATAGTATCCAAGGCGAATCAGGCTTCGCTGGCGTCATGGGTCAAATGGGCGCAGAAGTCACCTACGGAGATAACTTCATCGAAGTTAAGTCAACAGGCACACTCAATGGTATTGATATCGACATGAATACGATGACCGATACTGGCATGACTTTAGCTGTTGTCGCGATGTTCGCAAAAGGCACTACTACCATTCGCAATATCGCTAATTGGCAGGTCAAAGAGACTGAGCGTATCACCGCAGTCGCTAATGAATTAAAGCGCGCCGGCGCCACTGTAGAAGAAGGCCCCGATTATCTCGTCATTAATCCACCTGAAAAAATCTTGAACTGCGAGATCGAAACTTATGATGATCACCGCATGGCAATGGCCTTCGCCATCCTTAGCCTCGGCACCGAAATCACCATTCTCGATCCCACATGCTGTAAAAAAACTTTCCCCAACTACTTCGCTGTCCGCGAAGACCTAGTTCAAAAGTAA
- a CDS encoding pyridoxal phosphate-dependent aminotransferase: MKKINKSSHLESVKYEIRGRVAKASERLRLDGVNVLELNIGNPGVFGFKVPDTMNMALIRNLEKSASYCASKGIYSAREAIVVDSQNQGVKGLDIDRVYLGNGVSELILMAMEGLLNLGDEMLLPSPDYPLWSAAVKISGGQPVYYPCDSATEWMPNLEEMESRITEKTRGIVVINPNNPTGAVYSREILEGIVELARKYNLIIFSDEIYSKVLYDDNEFIPMATLAEDILIVSFNGLSKSYRACGFRCGWMYLTGAVEEADSYLEGLDLLASMRLCSNVPAQWAVQTALGGYQSIFDLCSGDGRLKKQRDICFKRLSAIEGVSVVNAGGALYLFAELDLAIYNFENDEDFVLRFLEEEHVLFVHGSGFNYEKSAAFRVVFLPYKEDLQRAFDRLEQFLSRHRRK, translated from the coding sequence ATGAAAAAGATCAATAAATCCTCACATTTAGAATCAGTAAAATACGAGATTCGTGGGCGTGTTGCCAAAGCCTCTGAGCGCTTGCGTTTAGATGGGGTGAATGTCCTCGAACTTAATATTGGTAATCCAGGCGTTTTTGGTTTCAAAGTTCCCGATACAATGAATATGGCTTTGATTCGCAACTTGGAAAAATCGGCATCTTATTGTGCCTCTAAAGGGATTTATTCTGCCCGTGAAGCAATTGTCGTAGACTCTCAGAATCAGGGTGTGAAAGGCTTGGATATTGATCGTGTCTATTTGGGCAATGGCGTCAGTGAATTGATTCTGATGGCAATGGAAGGCCTCTTGAATTTAGGTGATGAAATGTTGTTGCCATCGCCGGATTATCCTTTGTGGAGTGCGGCAGTAAAAATTTCTGGTGGTCAGCCGGTTTATTATCCCTGCGATTCAGCTACTGAGTGGATGCCGAATCTCGAAGAAATGGAGAGTCGCATTACAGAGAAGACGCGTGGCATTGTGGTGATCAATCCCAATAATCCGACAGGCGCGGTATACTCACGTGAGATATTAGAAGGAATCGTAGAGCTCGCTCGCAAGTACAATTTAATTATTTTTTCTGATGAGATTTATTCAAAAGTTCTCTATGATGATAATGAATTTATACCCATGGCAACTTTGGCGGAAGATATTTTGATTGTTAGTTTTAATGGCTTATCAAAATCATATAGAGCCTGTGGTTTTCGCTGTGGTTGGATGTATTTGACTGGAGCCGTTGAAGAGGCAGACTCTTATCTAGAAGGTTTAGATTTATTAGCGTCCATGCGCTTGTGTTCAAATGTCCCAGCACAATGGGCGGTTCAGACTGCTTTGGGTGGTTATCAATCCATCTTTGATCTATGCTCTGGTGATGGCCGCTTAAAAAAGCAAAGAGATATCTGCTTTAAGAGATTGTCGGCAATAGAAGGTGTCTCAGTGGTTAATGCTGGTGGAGCACTTTATCTTTTTGCTGAGTTGGATTTAGCTATTTATAATTTTGAAAATGACGAAGACTTTGTATTGCGCTTCTTAGAAGAGGAGCACGTCTTATTTGTTCATGGCTCTGGATTTAATTACGAGAAGTCGGCTGCATTCCGAGTGGTGTTTTTACCTTACAAAGAAGATTTGCAGCGCGCATTTGATCGCCTAGAGCAATTCCTTAGCCGTCACCGTCGTAAGTAG
- a CDS encoding response regulator translates to MEVSNKNILVIDDNPVVLEILKDCLNKEGYTVKTADDGLEAVNLVDNFTPAGIITDIVMPNMEGLETITKMRQLFPEVKIIAITGKIYSSGFDNLETAKVFGADATVRKPFSCQDVIAELDKLLA, encoded by the coding sequence ATGGAAGTGTCTAATAAAAATATTTTAGTGATTGATGATAATCCAGTCGTTTTAGAGATTCTAAAAGACTGCCTCAACAAAGAAGGCTACACAGTAAAAACCGCTGATGATGGACTTGAAGCTGTTAACTTAGTGGATAACTTCACCCCTGCTGGCATCATTACAGATATTGTAATGCCCAATATGGAAGGCCTTGAAACCATTACAAAAATGAGACAACTTTTCCCCGAAGTTAAAATCATTGCTATCACAGGCAAGATCTACTCTTCTGGTTTCGACAACCTAGAAACGGCTAAAGTTTTTGGCGCAGACGCGACAGTGCGAAAACCATTCTCCTGCCAAGATGTGATTGCAGAGCTCGATAAGCTTCTCGCTTAA